In one Niallia taxi genomic region, the following are encoded:
- a CDS encoding assimilatory sulfite reductase (NADPH) flavoprotein subunit yields MQLLVTNSPFNQEQTELLNRLLPTLSESQKIWLNGYLSASLSASANAAVQTAETPAAAMAPVAVEPASKEVTILFGSQTGNAQNLAKKSAKILTDKGFQVTTLSMSDFKPNNIKKLNNLLIIVSTHGEGDPPDTALTFHEFLHGKRAPKLENLNFSVLSLGDSSYEFFCQTGKEFDERLEEIGGKRLLPRVDCDLDFEEPANEWLEGVLNELGNTSTAAQSAETKELATISETEYSRSNPFLAEVLEIQNLNGRGSNKETLHIELSLENSGLTYKPGDSLGIYPKNEPELVDLLLTELSFHAQETVSINKKGEIRSIKEALLSEFEITVLTKPLIEKYAAYSTNESLQDLLKKENQEKLKAYIDGRDLLDLIKDFGPWNFTAQTFVAQLRKLPARLYSIASSYTANPEEVHLTIGAVRYNTHDRNRKGVCSILCAERLNPGDKIPVFIQENENFKLPENPETPVIMVGPGTGIAPFRSFLQEREEAEVEGKSWLFFGDQHFVTDFLYQTEWQNYLKNGVLTKMNVAFSRDTAEKVYVQHRMLEHSKELFEWLQEGAAVYICGDEKHMAHDVHQTLINIIEKEGNFNHEDAEKYLAAMQQDKRYQRDVY; encoded by the coding sequence TTGCAATTACTAGTAACGAACAGTCCTTTTAACCAGGAACAGACAGAGCTGTTGAACCGTCTTTTGCCAACCTTATCCGAAAGTCAGAAAATATGGCTGAATGGCTATCTTTCTGCATCATTATCAGCCAGCGCAAATGCAGCCGTTCAAACAGCCGAAACTCCTGCTGCAGCGATGGCACCAGTTGCTGTAGAACCAGCCTCTAAGGAGGTCACAATCCTTTTCGGATCACAAACAGGAAATGCGCAAAACCTTGCCAAAAAAAGTGCGAAAATACTGACAGATAAAGGTTTTCAAGTTACTACATTATCAATGAGTGACTTTAAGCCAAATAATATTAAGAAACTCAATAACTTACTTATTATTGTCAGCACACATGGAGAAGGAGACCCACCAGATACAGCATTAACATTCCATGAATTCCTGCATGGCAAAAGAGCACCAAAATTAGAGAACTTAAACTTCTCCGTTTTGTCTCTCGGCGATAGTTCTTATGAATTCTTCTGTCAAACTGGTAAGGAATTTGATGAACGCTTAGAGGAAATCGGCGGCAAGCGCCTGTTACCACGCGTCGACTGTGATTTAGATTTTGAAGAACCTGCAAATGAATGGCTTGAAGGTGTGTTGAACGAGCTTGGAAACACAAGCACAGCCGCTCAAAGCGCAGAAACAAAAGAATTAGCAACAATCTCAGAAACAGAATATTCAAGATCAAACCCTTTCCTTGCAGAGGTACTCGAAATCCAAAACCTTAACGGCAGAGGCTCAAATAAAGAAACACTTCATATTGAGCTTTCGCTTGAAAACTCTGGTCTAACATACAAACCTGGTGACAGCCTTGGAATTTATCCAAAAAATGAGCCAGAGCTTGTTGACCTGCTGCTAACGGAGCTGTCCTTTCATGCACAGGAAACTGTTTCTATAAATAAAAAAGGCGAGATACGCTCCATTAAGGAAGCTCTGCTTTCCGAATTTGAAATAACTGTTCTTACAAAGCCTTTAATAGAAAAATACGCAGCGTACTCGACAAACGAATCGTTGCAGGATCTTCTTAAAAAGGAAAACCAGGAAAAATTGAAAGCGTATATTGATGGACGAGACCTGCTCGATTTAATTAAGGACTTCGGACCTTGGAATTTTACCGCGCAAACCTTTGTTGCACAATTACGTAAATTACCTGCCCGTCTGTATTCTATAGCTAGCAGCTATACAGCAAATCCTGAAGAAGTTCACCTGACGATCGGAGCTGTCCGCTACAACACACATGACCGAAATCGGAAAGGTGTTTGCTCCATTCTTTGTGCGGAGCGCTTAAACCCAGGTGATAAAATTCCTGTCTTTATTCAGGAGAATGAGAACTTTAAGCTTCCTGAAAATCCCGAAACTCCTGTCATTATGGTAGGACCCGGAACAGGAATCGCTCCATTCCGATCCTTCCTGCAAGAACGTGAGGAAGCAGAAGTTGAAGGAAAATCATGGCTGTTCTTTGGAGATCAGCATTTTGTCACAGACTTCCTTTATCAAACTGAATGGCAAAATTACCTTAAAAATGGGGTATTAACAAAAATGAACGTCGCATTTTCCCGCGACACTGCCGAAAAAGTTTATGTCCAGCATCGTATGCTTGAGCACAGCAAGGAATTATTCGAGTGGTTGCAGGAAGGTGCTGCAGTTTATATTTGTGGCGATGAAAAGCATATGGCTCATGACGTGCACCAAACATTAATTAACATCATTGAAAAAGAAGGCAATTTCAACCATGAAGATGCCGAAAAATACCTTGCAGCAATGCAGCAGGACAAACGCTACCAGCGTGATGTTTATTAA
- the cysI gene encoding assimilatory sulfite reductase (NADPH) hemoprotein subunit, which yields MARPILTAPEGPPSPNEQLKIDSNYLRGSLKDTMQEQLTSGIPHDDNVLMKFHGSYLQDDRDLRNERQKQKLEPAYQFMLRVRTPGGVATPEQWLKMDDLAQRFGNQTLKLTTRQAFQMHGILKWNMKSTIQEIHQSMLDTIAACGDVNRNVMCNPNPYQSEVHGEVFSWSKRLSDYLLPRTRAYHEIWLDEEKVASSPTVEEDIEPMYGPVYLPRKFKIGVAVPPSNDVDVYSQDLGFIAIVESGKLVGFNISIGGGMGMTHGDTETYPQLGKVIGFCEPEQVLEVAEKVITIQRDYGNRSARKNARFKYTVDRLGVENVKAELEYRLGWSLQEAREFHFDHNGDRYGWEKGVKGKWHYTLFVEGGRIKDFDDYKLMTGLREIAKIHTGDFRLTANQNLIIANISSKNKKKITELIEQYGLLDGKRFSALRRSSLACVSLPTCGLAMAEAERYLPRLIDKIEEIVDANGLRDKEITIRMTGCPNGCARHTIAEIAFIGRGPGKYNMYLGAAFNGSRLSKLYRENVGEEEILSELGVLLPRYARERLEGEHFGDFVIRAGVVKAVTDGTNFHAV from the coding sequence ATGGCTAGACCAATACTAACTGCACCAGAAGGACCGCCCTCACCAAATGAACAATTAAAAATAGACAGCAACTATTTGCGCGGAAGCTTGAAGGATACGATGCAAGAGCAGCTAACATCAGGTATCCCACACGATGATAACGTGCTAATGAAATTTCACGGAAGTTATCTGCAGGATGACCGTGACCTTCGTAATGAACGTCAAAAGCAAAAGTTAGAGCCTGCCTATCAATTCATGCTTCGAGTTCGGACTCCCGGAGGTGTCGCAACACCTGAGCAATGGCTGAAAATGGATGATCTTGCTCAGCGTTTTGGAAACCAAACGTTAAAGCTTACAACACGCCAAGCATTTCAAATGCACGGTATCTTGAAATGGAATATGAAAAGTACGATTCAGGAAATTCACCAATCCATGCTTGATACCATTGCAGCTTGTGGTGACGTTAACCGGAACGTAATGTGTAATCCTAATCCATACCAGTCAGAAGTACATGGCGAGGTATTCAGCTGGTCTAAAAGATTAAGTGACTACTTGCTTCCACGCACACGCGCTTATCATGAAATTTGGCTGGATGAGGAAAAAGTAGCTTCTTCTCCAACAGTAGAGGAAGACATAGAGCCAATGTACGGTCCTGTTTATTTGCCAAGAAAGTTTAAAATAGGAGTAGCTGTTCCACCTTCCAATGATGTGGACGTTTACTCACAAGATCTGGGCTTTATCGCAATCGTTGAAAGTGGAAAATTGGTTGGTTTCAATATTTCCATCGGTGGTGGTATGGGTATGACACATGGTGATACAGAAACATATCCGCAGCTCGGTAAGGTTATCGGCTTCTGTGAGCCTGAGCAAGTATTAGAGGTTGCAGAAAAAGTAATTACAATCCAGCGCGACTATGGAAACCGTTCTGCACGTAAAAATGCCCGTTTCAAATACACAGTCGATCGCCTCGGCGTAGAAAATGTCAAAGCAGAGTTAGAATACCGCCTTGGCTGGAGCTTACAAGAAGCAAGAGAATTCCACTTTGATCACAATGGCGACAGATATGGCTGGGAAAAAGGCGTCAAAGGAAAATGGCATTACACATTATTTGTCGAAGGCGGCCGTATTAAAGACTTTGATGACTACAAGCTGATGACAGGCTTACGTGAAATCGCAAAAATCCATACAGGTGATTTCCGCCTAACTGCTAATCAGAATTTAATAATCGCTAATATTTCATCGAAAAATAAGAAAAAAATTACCGAGCTGATTGAACAATACGGATTATTAGATGGCAAGCGCTTCTCCGCGCTGCGCAGAAGCTCTCTTGCTTGTGTTTCTTTGCCGACATGTGGTCTTGCAATGGCAGAGGCTGAGCGCTACCTGCCTCGTTTAATTGATAAAATTGAAGAAATCGTTGATGCAAACGGCTTGCGTGATAAAGAAATCACCATCAGAATGACAGGCTGCCCTAATGGGTGTGCTCGACATACAATAGCTGAAATCGCATTTATCGGAAGAGGCCCTGGCAAATACAACATGTATCTTGGCGCAGCCTTTAACGGCAGCAGATTGAGCAAGCTGTACCGTGAAAATGTCGGTGAAGAAGAAATCTTAAGCGAGCTTGGTGTCCTTCTGCCGCGCTACGCAAGAGAAAGATTAGAAGGCGAACACTTTGGAGACTTCGTCATTCGTGCCGGTGTTGTCAAAGCAGTAACAGATGGAACAAACTTTCACGCTGTATAA
- a CDS encoding YjjG family noncanonical pyrimidine nucleotidase, producing MRKYKTLLFDVDDTLLDFAAAERASLSMLLESQGVLYDAENHKIYSQINKRLWKSFEEGLISSDELFNTRFTLLFKELGKSVDGPELERHYRRGLGEGHYLMSGALEVITELKDHFDLYIVTNGISQTQDRRLKLSGLFPSFKAVFVSEDTGFQKPMKGFFDFVFERIPNCELSETLIIGDSLTADIKGGILAGIDTCWVNPNGIENTTEWKPTYEVKSLDELYNVLEVTRKTESV from the coding sequence ATGAGAAAATACAAAACATTGCTGTTTGATGTAGATGATACTTTATTGGATTTTGCTGCAGCTGAGCGAGCGTCACTGAGTATGCTGCTGGAAAGCCAAGGAGTTTTATATGATGCTGAAAACCATAAAATTTATTCGCAAATTAACAAACGACTTTGGAAATCCTTTGAAGAAGGGCTGATTTCAAGTGATGAATTGTTCAACACGCGCTTTACCCTGCTGTTTAAGGAGCTTGGAAAGTCAGTTGACGGCCCGGAATTGGAAAGGCATTACCGCAGGGGACTTGGAGAGGGACATTATCTCATGAGTGGTGCGTTGGAAGTTATTACAGAACTGAAGGACCATTTTGATTTGTATATTGTGACAAATGGTATTTCGCAAACACAGGATCGACGTTTAAAGCTGTCAGGGCTTTTTCCATCTTTTAAAGCTGTTTTTGTATCAGAGGATACAGGCTTCCAGAAACCGATGAAGGGGTTTTTTGACTTTGTTTTTGAGAGAATTCCTAATTGCGAACTAAGTGAAACACTGATTATTGGAGACTCATTAACTGCAGACATTAAAGGTGGCATTTTAGCAGGTATTGATACTTGTTGGGTGAATCCTAATGGTATTGAAAACACAACAGAATGGAAGCCTACCTATGAAGTGAAGAGCTTGGATGAGCTTTACAATGTTTTAGAAGTTACAAGGAAGACAGAATCTGTTTAA
- a CDS encoding SDR family oxidoreductase, translating to MKTLVVGANGKIGKILVGLLKEEDKHTVSAMVRSAEQKEAYTSQGVEAVLADLEGSVDELSKAMEGCDAIVFTAGSGGSTGADKTLLIDLDGAVKTIEAAEKVGIERFIMVSALQAQTRENWNEHILPYYVAKHYADRMLLASKLNYTIIRPGGLTDEPGTGLVQIEENLTRGYIPRADVAKVIVASLDDSRTYKRSFDLVSGEAQLPEAFNGLA from the coding sequence ATGAAAACTTTAGTTGTAGGCGCAAACGGGAAGATTGGAAAAATCCTTGTAGGTTTGCTTAAGGAAGAGGATAAGCATACTGTCAGTGCAATGGTTCGTTCAGCAGAGCAAAAGGAAGCTTACACAAGCCAAGGTGTGGAAGCAGTGCTTGCAGACTTAGAAGGAAGTGTTGATGAGTTGAGCAAAGCAATGGAAGGCTGTGATGCGATTGTGTTTACTGCTGGTTCTGGTGGAAGCACTGGTGCTGATAAGACGTTATTAATTGATTTAGACGGTGCTGTGAAAACGATAGAGGCAGCTGAAAAGGTTGGAATCGAACGCTTTATAATGGTTAGTGCTTTACAGGCACAAACAAGAGAAAACTGGAATGAGCATATTTTACCTTACTATGTTGCTAAGCATTATGCTGACCGTATGTTGCTCGCTAGCAAGCTTAATTATACAATTATCAGACCAGGTGGTCTTACAGATGAACCTGGTACAGGACTGGTGCAAATCGAGGAAAACCTCACGAGAGGCTATATTCCGAGAGCAGATGTTGCAAAAGTGATAGTAGCATCACTTGATGATTCAAGAACATATAAGCGTTCCTTTGATTTGGTTTCAGGGGAAGCACAACTACCAGAAGCTTTTAATGGGTTGGCATAA